In a genomic window of Methanogenium sp. S4BF:
- a CDS encoding elongation factor EF-2 has product MTRRRKMVERVTTLMSQPEHIRNIGIVAHIDHGKTTLSDNLLAGAGMISEEIAGKACWMDSDEEEQARGITIDSSNVSMVHEYGGTEYLINMIDTPGHVDFGGDVTRAMRAVDGAVVLVDAVEGTMPQTETVLRQALKEGVRPVLFVNKVDRLINELQVDEMEMQIRLGKVIDKVNKLIKGMNEEAYKNGWKLDAAEGTVAFGSALYNWAISIPFMKKSGVSFKDVYDCCKAGDMKTLAKSSPLCQVVLDMVVNHLPDPLDAQKRRVPIIWQHGDPNTTEGKAMLNCDPEGPACLMVTDISFDPHAGEVATGRLFSGTLRRGNEMYVMGTAKRVNRLTQVGIFMGAERIEVESLNAGNIAAVTGLKDAIVGSTVSTLMEMQTFESLKHYSEPVMTVAVEAKNMKDLPKLVTVLRQVGKEDPTVLVNINEETGEHLISGMGELHLEIITHRIHRDKGVEIVTTPPIVVYRETITGKTGPVEGKSPNRHNRFYLEFEPVPDNVVQLIKDGKISMDLPALERRDALVEAGFDKDEAKSLVAIEGTNMFFDMTKGIQYLNETMELVLDAWREALAGGPLADEQVQNVKIRLMDVKLHEDAIHRGPAQVIPAVRGAVKGGLLMADISLLEPMQILQITVPQDHMGAATAQIQGRRGQVFDMQSEGDTITVVGKAPVAELFGFAGDVRSATEGRAMWSTEFAGFETVPGGMLKEVVKEIRKRKGLKEQIPEPADYLA; this is encoded by the coding sequence ATGACGCGAAGGCGAAAAATGGTCGAGCGGGTCACAACACTGATGAGCCAGCCGGAGCACATCCGCAACATCGGTATTGTCGCACACATTGACCACGGGAAAACCACCCTCTCCGACAATCTCCTTGCCGGGGCCGGGATGATCAGCGAAGAAATTGCCGGAAAGGCATGCTGGATGGACTCCGATGAGGAGGAACAGGCACGTGGCATCACTATCGATTCCTCAAACGTCTCGATGGTCCACGAGTATGGTGGAACAGAGTACCTCATCAACATGATCGACACTCCGGGCCACGTGGACTTCGGCGGTGACGTTACCCGTGCAATGCGTGCGGTTGACGGTGCTGTCGTCCTTGTGGACGCAGTTGAGGGCACAATGCCCCAGACAGAGACTGTCCTGCGCCAGGCCCTGAAGGAAGGAGTCAGACCGGTTCTCTTTGTCAACAAAGTAGACCGCCTTATAAACGAACTTCAGGTCGACGAGATGGAGATGCAGATCCGCCTTGGAAAAGTCATTGACAAGGTGAACAAGCTCATCAAAGGCATGAACGAAGAGGCCTACAAGAATGGCTGGAAACTCGATGCAGCAGAAGGTACTGTCGCATTCGGATCCGCACTCTACAACTGGGCAATCTCCATCCCGTTCATGAAGAAGAGCGGTGTCTCATTCAAAGACGTGTACGACTGCTGTAAGGCAGGAGACATGAAGACACTCGCTAAGTCAAGCCCCCTCTGTCAGGTCGTCCTTGATATGGTGGTTAACCATCTTCCGGATCCCCTTGATGCCCAGAAGCGCCGTGTTCCCATCATCTGGCAGCACGGAGACCCGAATACCACAGAAGGCAAGGCAATGCTCAACTGTGACCCCGAGGGTCCTGCATGCCTGATGGTAACAGACATCTCCTTTGACCCGCATGCAGGCGAGGTCGCCACCGGGCGTCTCTTCTCCGGCACTCTCAGGCGTGGCAACGAGATGTATGTCATGGGTACTGCAAAACGCGTCAACCGCCTCACCCAGGTTGGTATCTTCATGGGTGCAGAGCGTATTGAGGTTGAGTCACTGAATGCCGGAAATATCGCCGCTGTCACCGGCCTCAAAGACGCTATTGTCGGTTCGACTGTCTCAACCCTGATGGAGATGCAGACATTCGAGTCCCTCAAGCACTACTCAGAACCTGTCATGACCGTTGCTGTTGAAGCAAAGAATATGAAGGATCTCCCGAAGCTCGTTACCGTGCTTCGCCAGGTAGGAAAGGAAGACCCGACCGTTCTCGTGAACATCAACGAGGAGACCGGAGAGCACCTGATCTCCGGTATGGGAGAGCTGCACCTTGAGATCATCACCCACCGTATCCACCGTGATAAGGGTGTTGAGATCGTGACCACCCCGCCGATTGTGGTATACCGTGAGACAATCACCGGTAAAACAGGCCCGGTCGAAGGAAAGTCACCCAACCGCCACAACCGGTTCTACCTTGAGTTCGAGCCTGTTCCTGACAATGTCGTCCAGCTGATCAAAGACGGAAAGATCTCAATGGATCTCCCGGCACTGGAACGCCGTGACGCACTGGTCGAGGCAGGATTTGACAAGGACGAGGCAAAGAGCCTGGTTGCTATCGAAGGCACCAACATGTTCTTCGACATGACCAAGGGTATCCAGTATCTGAACGAGACCATGGAGCTTGTCCTTGATGCATGGCGTGAAGCACTCGCAGGCGGCCCTCTTGCTGATGAGCAGGTCCAGAATGTGAAGATCCGTCTCATGGATGTAAAGCTTCACGAAGATGCTATCCACCGTGGCCCGGCACAGGTCATTCCTGCTGTCCGTGGTGCAGTGAAAGGCGGTCTTCTGATGGCTGACATTTCACTCCTCGAGCCTATGCAGATTCTCCAGATCACCGTTCCACAGGACCACATGGGTGCAGCAACTGCCCAGATCCAGGGACGCCGTGGCCAGGTATTTGATATGCAGTCCGAGGGAGACACCATCACGGTCGTCGGAAAGGCACCGGTCGCAGAACTCTTTGGGTTCGCAGGTGACGTCAGGTCAGCAACTGAAGGGCGTGCAATGTGGTCTACAGAATTCGCCGGATTCGAGACTGTGCCAGGTGGCATGCTCAAGGAAGTTGTGAAGGAGATCAGGAAGCGCAAAGGCCTTAAAGAACAGATTCCTGAACCTGCTGACTACCTCGCATAA
- a CDS encoding 30S ribosomal protein S7, which translates to MMTEEDIQTDVAVEEAAVEVPVKAKAIVPGHLLFNKWDLSEIEIKDPGLVRYISTQSMIVPHSCGKLAGTQFAKSNMLIVERLINKLMQTENNTGKKELTTRIVKDAFDIINQKTKKNPVEVLIDAISNAGPREETVRLKYGGINVPKSVDTAPQRRVDTALMFIARGVRQASHKKKKPAANVLADELIAAASGDVRCYSVGKKEERERVAKSAR; encoded by the coding sequence ATGATGACAGAAGAAGATATTCAGACAGATGTTGCTGTCGAAGAAGCAGCTGTGGAAGTCCCGGTTAAGGCAAAAGCAATTGTCCCCGGACACCTGCTCTTTAACAAGTGGGATCTCTCGGAAATCGAGATCAAAGACCCGGGTCTGGTCCGCTACATCAGCACCCAGTCGATGATTGTACCACACTCCTGTGGAAAGCTTGCAGGCACCCAGTTTGCAAAGAGCAACATGCTCATTGTCGAACGCCTGATTAACAAGCTCATGCAGACAGAGAACAATACCGGCAAGAAAGAACTTACCACCCGCATTGTCAAGGATGCATTTGATATCATCAACCAGAAGACAAAGAAGAACCCGGTGGAAGTTCTCATTGACGCCATTTCAAATGCAGGACCCCGTGAGGAGACTGTCCGTCTGAAGTACGGTGGCATCAATGTACCAAAGTCAGTTGATACCGCTCCCCAGCGCCGTGTTGACACAGCACTGATGTTTATTGCACGCGGCGTCCGCCAGGCATCCCACAAGAAGAAGAAGCCGGCAGCAAACGTCCTTGCAGACGAACTCATTGCAGCAGCAAGCGGTGATGTCCGGTGCTACTCTGTTGGAAAGAAAGAAGAACGCGAACGTGTGGCAAAGTCTGCACGATAA
- a CDS encoding 30S ribosomal protein S12, giving the protein MGNGKFAARKCKRVAKENRWRDTNYARRQLGLDVKSDPLEGAPQGRGIVLEKVGVEAKQPNSAIRKCVRVQLIKNGRQVTAFAVGDGAINFIDEHDEVTIEGIGGRLGRSKGDIPGVRYQVTEVNNVCLHEMVLGKKEKPRR; this is encoded by the coding sequence ATGGGAAATGGAAAATTTGCAGCGCGTAAATGTAAGCGCGTTGCCAAAGAGAACAGGTGGCGGGACACCAACTATGCACGCCGCCAGCTAGGTCTCGACGTGAAGTCAGACCCACTCGAAGGTGCACCACAGGGCAGGGGCATTGTTCTTGAGAAGGTCGGAGTGGAAGCAAAACAGCCGAACTCAGCTATCCGGAAATGTGTCCGTGTCCAGCTGATCAAAAACGGCCGCCAGGTCACTGCATTTGCAGTCGGCGACGGTGCCATCAACTTCATTGATGAACACGATGAAGTCACCATCGAGGGCATCGGCGGTCGTCTCGGCCGTTCCAAGGGAGATATCCCCGGTGTCAGATATCAGGTCACTGAAGTGAACAATGTCTGTCTCCATGAAATGGTCCTTGGCAAGAAGGAGAAGCCGCGCAGGTGA
- a CDS encoding 6-carboxytetrahydropterin synthase: protein MSMTIYKEAYFEASHRLLNYTGKCYRLHGHQWRVEVWITGEVDSETQILVDYNCIKQVVNRFDHQVILNRKDPMVECLSAFQEVVTTEGDPTSENLARIIAGLLDESCTAEGIPASVTKIRVWESTSCYAQLTFDVI from the coding sequence ATGAGTATGACAATATACAAGGAAGCCTATTTTGAGGCAAGCCATCGCCTTCTCAACTATACCGGCAAGTGTTATCGCCTGCACGGGCACCAGTGGCGTGTTGAGGTATGGATTACCGGGGAGGTCGATTCTGAAACACAGATCCTCGTGGACTATAACTGTATCAAACAGGTGGTTAACCGGTTTGATCACCAGGTCATCCTCAACCGCAAAGACCCGATGGTTGAGTGTCTCTCTGCCTTCCAGGAGGTCGTTACAACAGAGGGTGACCCGACATCTGAGAATCTTGCACGTATTATTGCAGGGTTGTTAGACGAATCCTGCACTGCAGAGGGCATTCCTGCCTCCGTGACAAAGATCCGTGTCTGGGAGTCTACGTCCTGCTATGCCCAGCTCACCTTTGATGTTATATGA
- a CDS encoding radical SAM protein, translating to MNIIEIFSSISGEGLRQGLPATFIRCAGCNLSCAWCDTPESHGGGTGMSVDEIVSAVSAGMPRYVIVTGGEPLLQEDELKYLLAALRDAGYRIEIETNGTLCFTGVQEYATISMDIKCPSSGEESDPALLADLRPEDSVKFVVMDRTDCLYAQEIIESHDIAGTVFISPVWGGNYREIADFILEEGIAARFQLQLHKSIGVK from the coding sequence ATGAACATTATTGAGATATTCTCTTCCATATCTGGTGAAGGTCTCCGGCAGGGTCTTCCGGCCACCTTCATCCGCTGTGCCGGCTGCAACCTCAGCTGCGCGTGGTGCGATACACCTGAGTCGCATGGTGGCGGCACCGGAATGAGCGTCGACGAAATCGTATCTGCAGTGTCTGCAGGCATGCCCCGCTATGTCATCGTTACCGGGGGGGAGCCACTGCTCCAGGAGGATGAACTGAAGTACCTGCTTGCGGCTCTCCGGGATGCCGGCTACCGGATCGAGATCGAGACGAACGGCACGCTCTGCTTCACGGGTGTGCAGGAATATGCCACGATAAGCATGGACATCAAGTGCCCCTCTTCCGGTGAAGAGTCAGACCCCGCCCTGCTCGCCGACCTCCGGCCGGAAGATTCCGTGAAGTTTGTCGTAATGGACCGCACCGACTGTCTGTATGCACAGGAGATAATCGAGTCCCATGATATTGCAGGTACGGTATTCATCTCCCCTGTCTGGGGTGGGAATTACCGGGAAATTGCTGATTTTATCCTTGAAGAGGGCATTGCAGCACGCTTTCAGCTCCAGCTGCACAAATCCATCGGGGTGAAGTGA
- the queC gene encoding 7-cyano-7-deazaguanine synthase QueC, with amino-acid sequence MKAVCLLSGGMDSSTLAYVARDMGYSIIALHLRYGQPTEDAEFACAQKIAASLDAEEFFTVNLDYLRRIGGSSLTDDALTIRDHTGAEAGIPNTYVPFRNANLIAIATSLAEARGAEAVFIGVQASDYAGYPDCRPQFIAAFQQVIDTGTADDTHIRLMAPFVNMSKTEILKQGFALRVPYEDTWSCYRSGAPACGTCDSCHYRLAAFREAGREDPIPYEVRE; translated from the coding sequence ATGAAAGCGGTCTGCCTTCTATCCGGTGGGATGGACTCCTCCACCCTTGCCTATGTGGCGCGGGATATGGGTTACAGCATCATTGCCCTGCACCTCCGCTACGGTCAGCCGACCGAGGATGCAGAGTTTGCGTGCGCCCAAAAGATCGCCGCATCTCTGGATGCCGAGGAATTTTTCACCGTGAATCTGGACTATCTCCGTCGTATCGGTGGCTCCAGTCTGACAGATGATGCACTGACGATACGGGATCATACAGGAGCTGAGGCAGGCATCCCCAATACCTATGTGCCGTTCCGGAATGCGAATCTGATTGCAATCGCGACCTCCCTTGCAGAGGCCCGAGGGGCGGAGGCGGTCTTTATCGGTGTGCAGGCATCGGATTACGCCGGCTACCCGGACTGCCGCCCGCAGTTCATTGCGGCTTTTCAGCAGGTGATTGATACCGGAACTGCTGATGACACTCACATCAGGCTGATGGCGCCGTTTGTGAATATGTCAAAAACCGAAATCCTGAAGCAGGGTTTTGCCCTCCGGGTGCCGTATGAGGATACCTGGTCGTGCTACCGGTCCGGTGCACCCGCCTGCGGCACATGTGATTCCTGCCATTACCGTTTAGCGGCCTTTCGGGAGGCAGGGAGGGAAGACCCGATTCCCTATGAGGTGCGGGAATGA
- a CDS encoding NUDIX hydrolase, which produces MTGPAVAGKKKITLDTVTVTLPSGVVKERRVVRPGHAVAMLPIEGDCCYLERQYRFAVGEWIYEVPAGTMDPGETPEETAYRELIEETGMAADTLIPRGKIYPAPGYTDEVIYLFEAHDLSLSDAYGMDEDEQIEVVKLSLCEMEEMIRDGRIIDAKTICLAYHYFRGQS; this is translated from the coding sequence ATGACTGGCCCTGCTGTTGCGGGAAAAAAGAAGATCACCCTTGATACGGTGACCGTGACCCTGCCGTCCGGTGTTGTGAAGGAACGCCGGGTCGTCCGCCCGGGGCATGCGGTTGCGATGCTGCCCATCGAAGGGGACTGCTGTTACCTCGAACGGCAGTACCGCTTTGCTGTCGGTGAGTGGATATATGAGGTTCCCGCAGGTACGATGGATCCCGGTGAGACCCCGGAAGAGACTGCATACCGTGAACTCATTGAGGAGACCGGCATGGCGGCAGATACCCTCATCCCCCGTGGTAAAATTTACCCGGCTCCGGGATACACAGATGAGGTTATCTATCTCTTTGAGGCACATGACCTCTCTTTGTCTGACGCATACGGGATGGACGAGGATGAACAGATTGAGGTGGTGAAACTCTCCCTGTGCGAGATGGAGGAGATGATCCGTGACGGGCGTATCATTGATGCAAAGACCATCTGCCTCGCCTATCATTATTTTCGGGGGCAGAGCTGA
- a CDS encoding alpha/beta hydrolase produces the protein MKRIVLFLVLSMAAAVLAAGCTTPGAEVAAPVYSLDETGALVITGITPVYTEMAGGFSGINGSVALSDLIFSENDGNVHAFLAAPSHPVAGVVLVPGAGVAAAAHEGRAVSYAESGIATLVLDVRGNGGETAGHTEGLNGDLRRFTSGTTPQWYLTIGDIITARMMLSERYGTPVYIVGSSNGGMTGAVAAALDAGDAGYFGVSTSAITVADGASPDVLAFVRSVDPAAYVGAISPEPVWIFHSSSDEVIPFQNGLSLFNAAQEPKNFEVFNGTHGINAKVDNMIIGAILTF, from the coding sequence ATGAAACGGATTGTGCTGTTTCTTGTTCTCTCTATGGCAGCCGCGGTGCTGGCGGCGGGTTGCACCACCCCCGGTGCGGAGGTGGCAGCACCTGTCTATTCCCTCGATGAAACGGGCGCTCTGGTCATCACCGGTATCACACCGGTCTATACGGAAATGGCCGGTGGTTTCTCCGGAATCAACGGAAGTGTGGCGCTCTCTGACCTGATCTTCTCAGAAAACGATGGGAATGTCCATGCCTTCCTTGCCGCTCCCTCCCATCCGGTGGCGGGGGTTGTGCTGGTTCCCGGTGCGGGTGTGGCAGCGGCGGCACATGAGGGGCGCGCGGTCTCCTATGCGGAGTCCGGGATTGCGACTCTTGTGCTTGACGTGCGGGGCAACGGCGGAGAGACTGCCGGACATACTGAAGGTCTGAACGGGGATCTCCGTCGGTTTACCTCAGGCACCACTCCCCAGTGGTATCTGACCATCGGAGATATTATCACCGCGAGGATGATGCTTTCTGAACGGTATGGCACCCCGGTGTATATCGTCGGATCATCAAACGGCGGAATGACCGGTGCGGTTGCAGCGGCCCTTGATGCCGGTGATGCCGGATATTTTGGGGTTTCAACCTCCGCCATCACGGTTGCGGATGGTGCCTCACCGGATGTGCTGGCCTTTGTCCGGTCCGTTGACCCCGCTGCATATGTAGGTGCGATATCTCCGGAACCGGTGTGGATCTTCCACTCCTCTTCAGATGAGGTTATTCCCTTCCAGAACGGCCTTTCCCTCTTCAATGCAGCGCAGGAACCAAAGAATTTTGAAGTGTTCAATGGCACCCATGGTATCAACGCTAAGGTTGATAACATGATCATCGGTGCTATACTCACCTTTTAA
- the prf1 gene encoding peptide chain release factor aRF-1, with protein MAEEVEMDSARKRYEFKKTLERLKQKEGSGTELITIYIPPDKQIYDVTAQLRDEFGQCSNIKSKQTRTNVQSAISSILSRLKYYNKPPENGLAIFCGAIKIGGDRTDMDCTIIEPPDVVPLYMYRCSSRFELEPMEQMLVEKEVYGLLVIDRRESYLGFLRGNRIEPASGVTSTVPGKQRKGGQSAMRFQRLRLIAINEYYKKVADRATDVFMAEPDFYNRFKGVLIGGPTPTKEEFADGGYLHHELQKRLIGLFDVSYTNESGLSELVDNAQEALRGVEVMKEKSVMDRFLKELIKDDSASAYGEESVRKNLEIGAVDTLLLSENLRKERLRVRCQNCDFVKEETVQVEPGKSAIDIDLGSCPSCTAPLYLEEETDIIDELTALADASSTRVMIISNDFEEGSILYNAFGGIAAILRYRTGY; from the coding sequence ATGGCAGAAGAAGTGGAGATGGACAGCGCCCGAAAGCGCTATGAGTTTAAAAAGACCCTTGAACGGCTGAAGCAGAAAGAGGGCAGCGGAACGGAACTGATTACCATATACATCCCTCCCGACAAGCAGATCTATGATGTCACTGCCCAGCTGAGGGACGAATTCGGGCAGTGTTCCAATATTAAGAGCAAACAGACACGGACAAATGTGCAGAGTGCCATCTCCTCGATTCTCTCACGCCTGAAGTATTACAATAAACCGCCGGAAAACGGCCTTGCCATCTTCTGCGGGGCAATCAAAATAGGCGGTGACCGTACCGATATGGACTGCACCATCATCGAACCTCCTGATGTCGTGCCGCTTTATATGTACCGGTGCTCATCGCGCTTCGAACTTGAGCCGATGGAGCAGATGCTCGTGGAGAAGGAAGTCTACGGGCTTCTGGTCATCGACCGCCGTGAATCATATCTCGGATTTCTGCGCGGAAACCGCATTGAGCCTGCCTCCGGTGTGACATCCACAGTCCCCGGCAAACAACGAAAAGGTGGACAGTCAGCAATGCGTTTCCAGCGTCTGCGCCTCATTGCCATCAATGAATATTATAAGAAGGTCGCTGACCGGGCAACCGATGTCTTCATGGCAGAACCGGACTTCTATAACCGGTTCAAAGGCGTTCTCATCGGTGGTCCCACGCCCACTAAAGAGGAGTTTGCAGACGGTGGCTATCTGCATCACGAACTCCAGAAACGGCTTATCGGTCTCTTTGATGTGTCGTACACCAATGAGTCCGGTCTGAGCGAACTGGTGGATAATGCACAGGAAGCGCTCCGCGGCGTAGAGGTGATGAAGGAGAAGTCTGTTATGGACCGGTTCTTAAAGGAACTGATCAAAGATGACAGTGCCTCCGCATACGGAGAGGAGTCTGTACGCAAGAACCTCGAAATTGGTGCGGTTGATACGCTTCTTCTTTCAGAGAACCTTCGCAAAGAACGGCTTCGTGTCCGGTGCCAGAACTGTGATTTTGTTAAGGAAGAGACCGTGCAGGTAGAGCCAGGCAAGTCTGCAATTGATATTGACCTGGGCAGCTGCCCGAGCTGCACTGCACCGCTTTACCTGGAAGAAGAGACTGATATCATCGATGAGCTGACGGCACTTGCCGACGCAAGCTCGACCAGAGTGATGATCATATCCAATGATTTTGAAGAAGGATCGATTCTTTATAACGCCTTTGGCGGGATTGCGGCTATACTGCGATACAGGACAGGATACTGA
- the argS gene encoding arginine--tRNA ligase has protein sequence MYQDAYRAVETALKDATGAEDVLLGDGGDHADLASTIAFALAKTQRKNPAVIAGEITTAIEGGLAEAGITVSTTGPYINFVFGPGYVAGVVEAASQPGYGRLADVPGRVCIEHTSANPNGPLHVGHIRNSVIGDTLARVFRKAGYDIDVQYYLNDMGRQIAIVSWGFDFLDIPQNEGEKDDHYVARVYVAANRALEADSSIKEEIDRRMGLIEQGDPEIVEKFRRAVSLCAEGIKVTLKRLNTPHDRFVWESGFVQDGSMVAILDRVEALPEASHDDILAVDLTACGFEKQYVLRRSDGTSVYAARDLAYHAWKGEHFDRLIDVLGADHKLIGAQLQATMKLLGEKAPEIVFFEFVSLPEGSMSTRAGKFISADELIDEVTKKAFDEVTIRRPELTEEERRAIAASVAIGAVRYDIVRVSQEKSTVFDWRQALDFERQSAPYIQYSHARACSILEKAGDFTPVYELSTESEMALAKHIGLFPVVLQTVVEELRPHHLAIYARDLADLFNAFYHTDPVLKAEAGVRDARLTLVRAAQNTLSEVLETLGIDAVRSM, from the coding sequence ATGTACCAGGATGCATACCGGGCTGTTGAAACAGCCCTGAAAGACGCAACAGGAGCAGAGGATGTGCTCCTCGGTGACGGCGGTGACCATGCCGACCTTGCGTCAACCATCGCCTTTGCGCTTGCAAAGACGCAGAGGAAGAACCCTGCGGTGATTGCAGGAGAGATTACGACAGCAATTGAGGGGGGGCTTGCTGAGGCAGGCATCACCGTCTCCACCACCGGTCCTTACATCAACTTTGTCTTTGGACCCGGATATGTGGCAGGCGTTGTGGAGGCAGCCTCCCAGCCGGGCTACGGACGTCTGGCTGATGTGCCGGGGAGGGTCTGTATTGAACATACCTCGGCAAACCCCAACGGGCCGCTGCATGTGGGGCATATCCGCAACTCGGTTATCGGTGATACGCTGGCGCGGGTGTTCCGAAAGGCAGGGTATGACATTGATGTGCAGTACTACCTGAACGACATGGGACGTCAGATTGCAATTGTCTCGTGGGGATTCGATTTCCTTGATATCCCGCAGAATGAAGGCGAAAAAGACGATCATTATGTCGCCCGCGTTTATGTGGCGGCAAATCGTGCACTTGAGGCCGATTCGTCCATAAAAGAGGAGATTGACCGGCGTATGGGCCTCATTGAACAGGGAGATCCCGAGATCGTGGAGAAGTTCCGCCGTGCCGTGTCCCTCTGTGCAGAGGGGATAAAGGTCACGCTCAAACGGCTCAATACCCCCCATGATCGGTTTGTCTGGGAGTCCGGATTTGTTCAGGACGGCTCGATGGTCGCAATTCTCGACCGTGTTGAGGCGCTTCCCGAGGCATCACACGACGACATTCTCGCCGTGGATCTCACGGCATGCGGGTTTGAGAAGCAGTATGTGCTGCGCCGTTCCGACGGAACGAGCGTGTATGCCGCCCGTGACCTTGCCTACCATGCATGGAAGGGCGAACACTTTGACCGGCTCATCGATGTGCTGGGGGCTGACCATAAGCTGATCGGTGCCCAGCTGCAGGCAACGATGAAACTCCTTGGTGAGAAGGCACCGGAGATTGTCTTCTTTGAATTTGTGAGCCTTCCGGAAGGCTCCATGAGCACCCGTGCAGGCAAGTTCATCTCTGCAGACGAACTCATTGATGAGGTGACAAAGAAGGCGTTTGATGAGGTGACAATCCGCCGGCCGGAACTCACCGAAGAGGAGCGCCGGGCCATTGCGGCATCCGTTGCCATCGGTGCGGTTCGCTATGATATCGTCCGTGTCTCGCAGGAGAAGAGCACGGTCTTTGACTGGCGGCAGGCACTTGACTTTGAACGCCAGAGTGCTCCGTATATCCAGTATTCCCATGCACGGGCCTGTTCTATCCTTGAGAAGGCGGGAGACTTTACCCCGGTGTATGAACTCTCCACCGAATCGGAGATGGCGCTTGCCAAGCACATCGGCCTCTTCCCGGTGGTGCTGCAGACCGTGGTGGAGGAGCTCCGTCCTCACCACCTGGCGATATATGCCCGTGACCTCGCCGACCTCTTCAATGCGTTCTACCACACTGACCCGGTCCTCAAGGCGGAGGCAGGGGTGCGGGATGCCCGGCTCACCCTCGTCAGGGCGGCACAGAATACCCTGAGCGAAGTGCTCGAAACCCTCGGTATCGATGCAGTCAGAAGCATGTAA
- the twy1 gene encoding 4-demethylwyosine synthase TYW1, translated as MQSEACKALLRQGYQFFSPRSSAALKPCMWNKRTLLGGDMCYKAQFYGIASHRCVQMTPTLKCNQRCLFCWRSMEHEVIEEEECPPEVIMDRLHFFQKKALAGYNPVANSAVEPKLWEEALAPDMAAVSLSGEPTLYSQLPRLFTLLNDAGFTTFLVTNGTRPEMIQRCSPYQTYVSLDGPDEETYRRVCRPMEDSWERVLESLSLLGSRRSAIRITVVKGLNDISPEGYARLIQDAGPLYVEVKGYMYLGYSRNRLTRAHMPSHEYVAAFANEITKYCDYEVYDDSPVSRVVCLTRR; from the coding sequence ATGCAGTCAGAAGCATGTAAGGCCCTGTTGCGACAGGGCTACCAGTTTTTTTCTCCCCGTTCTTCTGCGGCTCTCAAGCCGTGCATGTGGAATAAACGGACGCTCCTCGGCGGGGATATGTGTTACAAGGCACAGTTCTACGGCATTGCGAGCCACCGCTGTGTCCAGATGACTCCGACCCTGAAGTGCAACCAGCGCTGTCTCTTCTGCTGGCGATCGATGGAGCATGAAGTGATCGAAGAGGAGGAGTGCCCCCCGGAGGTCATCATGGACCGCCTGCACTTCTTCCAGAAAAAGGCCCTTGCCGGATATAATCCGGTCGCAAACAGTGCGGTTGAACCGAAACTCTGGGAAGAGGCGCTTGCACCTGACATGGCCGCAGTTTCCCTCTCCGGCGAACCCACTCTCTACTCCCAGCTTCCCCGGCTCTTCACGCTCCTGAATGATGCCGGGTTTACCACATTTCTGGTGACAAACGGGACGCGCCCTGAGATGATTCAGCGGTGCAGTCCGTACCAGACGTATGTTTCACTGGACGGCCCGGACGAGGAGACCTACCGGCGTGTCTGCCGCCCTATGGAGGACTCCTGGGAACGGGTGTTAGAGAGCCTCTCCCTTCTGGGGAGCAGGCGGTCTGCGATACGCATTACGGTCGTCAAAGGGCTCAATGACATCAGCCCGGAGGGGTATGCCCGTCTGATTCAGGATGCAGGCCCTCTCTATGTAGAAGTGAAGGGATACATGTATCTGGGCTACTCACGCAACCGTCTTACCCGTGCGCATATGCCGTCCCATGAGTATGTGGCAGCGTTTGCAAACGAAATTACGAAATACTGTGATTACGAAGTCTACGATGACAGCCCGGTATCACGGGTGGTCTGTCTCACACGGCGGTAA